The nucleotide sequence CCTCTTTTATTTTATCTAAAATTTCAATAGCCTTATCTGATCCTAGTGCTTTACTTAAAATATTTTTAGCGTAATCAAATCCTCCTTCAAGCAAAAACTCTTTCGCTTTATTCATCTCTATAAATTCATGCAAAATCTCTTTTCTTTCTTCAATTGTTACCGAATTTATAGTTGCTATTTCAAAAGAAATCTTATTTATTTCATCTTCATTCAAAAACTTCATTATTTCTGAGGCTACTTCTGAACCCAAAGTTATTAATAGTATTGCCGTTTTTTGAACTCCTGATATTTTCTTCTTCAAAAGCATCTCCTCCCATTGTTCTATTTTGCGTAAAATTTATATTTTTAAGCATAATTTAAACAAATAAAAAAACTTCTATCACATTACTCGCGATAGAAGTTATAAATTTACTTTCCTATTTCTAATGCTTTCATAAACATTTGCTTGTTTGCATTAAAATTATCAGCATTAGATTCGTATGATCTAGTAGCTAAAATCATTTCAGCCATTTCATTCAATATATTAACATTGCTTCCTTCAACAAATCCTTCTTCATTTGCATAAGGATGAGTTGGATCTAAAATCATTTTAGATGGAGAGTTATCCTCCATTATCTTTGAAACCTTAACTCCCTTAAATTTATTTAATCCAGACATTGATCTATCTAAATGTTCTTGGAAAACTGCAATCTTGCGTTTATATGCATCTGTTGTATCTGTTTTAATAGAATTATAGTTTGCAATATTTGATGAAATCAAATCCATTCTCATTCTTTCGGCAGCAAGTCCACTTGCACTAATTCTCATTGACCTAAAAGCATTATTAAGCATACATCATTCACCTTCCATTTATGTTCTATCTTCCACTTATAATTGTTGAAATATTTTGATACCTACCATTTATAGCAGAAATCAAAGTATTATACATAAGTGTATTTGCAGCTTGATTTGCTTTTTCTATATCCAAATCAACGTTGTTACCATCACTTCTCATAACTGTTGAATTATCTTGTATAATGCTATAATGTTCATTATCAATTTTTATATGTTTATCATTGCTTGTCTTAAATTCAACCCTCGGTATTCCAAAATTCAAATACTTCTCAAACACAACATCAGAACGTTTAAAATCTTTAGTATTAACATTAACCAAATTATTGGATATAACATCCCTTCTAACAGAAGAAACATCTAAGGCAGTTCTTAATAATTGATACATATCAACTTCTCCTAAACTATTTATATAATTTCCCTAAAACTCCTATCAGATCATTAGGCAAATAAATTGTTTTACTCATATTTTTAATATTAGCTTCAGTTAATAGTAACGTTCTAGAAAATTCAATCATCTCCAAAGCAACATCAGCATCTTCTATCTTACTCTTAGCACCTGTAACAACTTCCTGTATTGATTCCGATTGGTCAATTTTACCCTCAAAAGTCGTACTTATAGCTCCAAGCTTTGTCCTCGCATTAATAACCTGTGATGCTGCATTATCTAATTTTTCCAAATTAACCCCAATATCATCTCGAATATCCATCCCCTCAATACCTAAATTTTTAATAGACAAATTAAATGATGGTATTTCAGCAAACTCTCCAGAGTTACCTGTTGTTAGCACACTCATCAACTTTGGATTAATATTATCAGTGACATCTTCATTTCCCAAAATATTTACTTCATTAAATGAAAAATGTTCAATATCATAGTTCATGCTTTCAAGAATACTATTAACCTCATTTTGAATAACATCTTTTTCCTCCCCTTGAATACTTCCATTTCCCAAACTGATAGTTATTTCTCTGAGTCTCGTTATTCTATCATTAAGCGATCCCATAACATTATCTGCAGATTGAATCATGCTTACAGTATCTTGTATATTTTTTCTAGAACTTTGATATCCCCTAATCTCCTTTTCAAAGTTTGCAAGCTTAGAAATTCTACTAGGATTATCTTTTGCAGAATTAATTTGTTTACCTGTTGATATATTATTTATACTTTTCGAATGATTCGAAATATTTTTTTTATAATTCATAAGCGTTTTTGTAGCATTAGAATTAAAAGTTAATTTCATACTAAAACCTCTCATTTAACAAAGATTAAATATTTTTCAATTTCGATTGCCATTTAAATAAAATATATTTCAACTCATACTTAAGTATTTGACTACAAAGCTCATAATCATTATTACAAAAAGCATCTCCAAAACTCTCAAGTGCAAATTTCAAATCAGTTTCTTTTGAAAATATTACCAAATTCAATTGCTCATTTTCTTTTATAAACTTTACTAATAATTCTAATTGTCCTCCAAATTCGGCAACATAAGTTTTAAGAAGTTCAATATTATTTTTTTTAATAATTACATCACAAACCTTATCTAAAAAATAAGACAATTGAACTAAATAATGATTACATTCATCAATAATATCATTATCTAAATTTATCATAATAATTGTTCTCCCATTAATAATATGTTCATTTTTTTCTTAATTATTTCGTATTATTCTGAAAAATTTAATATTAGGATTTAAATAATTCAATAATAAATATTTGTCATTTATTATACCAATTTTCACAAAATTATATTAAAATAGTAATTATTGATTAATTTTAATAAGGAGTTTTTAAAATGGAAAATAGTTTTTTAAAAGAGTTTCTTATGATATCTTCTTTTAATACACTAGTATGTTTAGTAGTATTAGTATTACTTTTTGCACTTATGTTTTTTTTCAAGAAAAAACATATAAACTTCTCAAA is from Candidatus Arthromitus sp. SFB-rat-Yit and encodes:
- the flgB gene encoding flagellar basal body rod protein FlgB — encoded protein: MYQLLRTALDVSSVRRDVISNNLVNVNTKDFKRSDVVFEKYLNFGIPRVEFKTSNDKHIKIDNEHYSIIQDNSTVMRSDGNNVDLDIEKANQAANTLMYNTLISAINGRYQNISTIISGR
- the flgC gene encoding flagellar basal body rod protein FlgC → MLNNAFRSMRISASGLAAERMRMDLISSNIANYNSIKTDTTDAYKRKIAVFQEHLDRSMSGLNKFKGVKVSKIMEDNSPSKMILDPTHPYANEEGFVEGSNVNILNEMAEMILATRSYESNADNFNANKQMFMKALEIGK
- a CDS encoding flagellin, with translation MKLTFNSNATKTLMNYKKNISNHSKSINNISTGKQINSAKDNPSRISKLANFEKEIRGYQSSRKNIQDTVSMIQSADNVMGSLNDRITRLREITISLGNGSIQGEEKDVIQNEVNSILESMNYDIEHFSFNEVNILGNEDVTDNINPKLMSVLTTGNSGEFAEIPSFNLSIKNLGIEGMDIRDDIGVNLEKLDNAASQVINARTKLGAISTTFEGKIDQSESIQEVVTGAKSKIEDADVALEMIEFSRTLLLTEANIKNMSKTIYLPNDLIGVLGKLYK